The following are from one region of the Desulfonatronum thioautotrophicum genome:
- a CDS encoding Crp/Fnr family transcriptional regulator, whose protein sequence is MEVAGRVDILALDRIIAPQNTSSRIGGRVKDRLFGSSRRIFSKYAQSVSSGNVVYRKGDQGRDIYYLRSGRVLLFNESSTSSSKPLALIEPGQFFGETAYLLNQPRLSTARAETDSELILLSPSVFEDLLAHSPSVSRKIISSLGLRLKQATKVAETG, encoded by the coding sequence GTGGAAGTGGCAGGCCGGGTAGACATCCTGGCCCTGGACCGAATCATCGCTCCCCAGAACACCTCCAGCAGAATAGGTGGTCGCGTGAAGGATAGGCTTTTCGGCTCGTCCCGGCGCATTTTCTCCAAGTACGCCCAGAGCGTTTCGAGTGGAAATGTCGTCTATCGCAAAGGTGACCAGGGACGGGATATCTACTACCTGCGCTCCGGCAGGGTTCTGCTTTTCAATGAGAGTTCGACCTCGTCCTCCAAGCCCCTGGCCCTGATCGAGCCGGGGCAGTTCTTCGGTGAAACCGCCTATCTCTTGAACCAGCCGCGTCTCTCCACGGCACGGGCCGAAACCGATTCCGAACTGATCCTCCTCTCCCCCAGCGTCTTTGAAGACCTCCTGGCCCACAGCCCATCTGTATCCCGAAAGATCATCAGCTCTCTTGGGCTACGGCTGAAGCAGGCGACCAAAGTGGCGGAAACAGGGTAG